A stretch of the Lactuca sativa cultivar Salinas chromosome 9, Lsat_Salinas_v11, whole genome shotgun sequence genome encodes the following:
- the LOC111896418 gene encoding peroxidase N1: protein MEFFSRKKTPLFFVIMLATLTTLALGQTRVGFYQTSCPRVETIVQSAVAAANRANPGVPPGLVRMFFHDCFVNGCDASVLITGSGSERTAPPNSLLRGFEIIDAAKTQLETACPGVVSCADILAIAARDSVLLAGGIARWQVPLGRRDGLVSRAADTANLPAFNDPVDVQIRKFSDKGLSTQDLVTLSGAHTLGTAACALFSYRLYNFNNTNGPDPSIDTTFLPTLRNLCPNGGDGSTRVALDNGSENRFDTSYFGNLRSGRGVLESDQVLWGNPTTRTFAQRFLGVRGLVGLTFNVEFARSMVRMGNIEVKTGTQGEIRRVCSAFN, encoded by the exons ATGGAGTTCTTTTCACGTAAAAAAACACCCCTCTTCTTTGTTATCATGTTAGCAACATTGACCACATTGGCACTAGGCCAAACCCGAGTAGGTTTCTACCAGACCTCATGCCCAAGAGTTGAAACCATCGTGCAGTCTGCTGTTGCAGCTGCTAATCGGGCCAACCCAGGAGTCCCACCCGGTTTGGTTAGAATGTTTTTTCACGATTGCTTTGTTAATGGCTGTGATGCCTCTGTCCTTATTACTGGTTCTGGTAGTGAGAGAACCGCTCCACCCAATTCCCTATTAAGAGGCTTTGAGATCATCGATGCTGCGAAGACTCAGCTTGAAACCGCTTGTCCTGGTGTGGTCTCTTGTGCTGATATTCTTGCTATCGCTGCTCGTGACTCTGTGCTTCTG GCTGGGGGAATTGCGCGTTGGCAAGTGCCATTAGGTCGTAGAGATGGATTGGTGTCACGTGCAGCTGACACTGCAAATCTTCCTGCTTTCAATGACCCCGTTGATGTCCAAATCAGGAAGTTTTCTGACAAAGGTCTTAGCACCCAAGATCTTGTTACTCTTTCTG GTGCACACACGCTAGGGACAGCGGCGTGTGCATTATTCAGCTACAGGCTATACAACTTCAACAACACCAATGGACCCGACCCGTCTATTGACACAACATTCCTTCCCACACTCCGAAACCTGTGCCCTAATGGAGGAGATGGTTCAACGCGTGTGGCTCTTGATAATGGCAGCGAAAACAGATTTGACACTTCGTACTTTGGAAATTTGAGGAGTGGGCGAGGAGTACTTGAATCTGATCAAGTGCTATGGGGAAACCCTACAACACGAACATTTGCGCAAAGGTTTCTTGGAGTTAGAGGACTTGTTGGATTGACATTCAATGTTGAGTTCGCTAGGTCAATGGTGAGAATGGGTAATATTGAGGTGAAAACTGGGACTCAAGGAGAAATTCGTAGGGTTTGCAGCGCATTTAATTGA